The Rahnella aquatilis CIP 78.65 = ATCC 33071 genomic sequence TTACCTATCCTTATAATGCAATGCATTAATATAGTGCAGCTAATGACTTAATTAAGAGCGTTTGCACTCAAATGTGGCGTAAAGCCTCGTCTCATACTTCTTTTTAATCCAAGTCTCCATTTCTTCTAATAAACTTAGCGAATTTTTAGCTAAATACACATCTTTACTGCCCGTTTTGACGCTAATTTACCCACATCATTCTGTAAGGCTTGTGCATGCTGTATCGAGATGTTATTAGTGTTAACACCGCAGTTAACAGGTGTTTATCCTTGAAAACATCTTAATGTTAACGGATTGTGTCAGGTGAGTTCTTAAGCAGCAGGTAGCGTAAATTTCGCGACGAAAATTATCGTAATTGGCTGAAAAATAAAACGTTAATCAGCGCCCCGAAGCGCATCCTTGCGGAAGGCTCATCGAGCTTGTAACGAGTAAAAGAGAATTGCGTAACAAATTTGCAAAATTTATTGGCGCCTGTATCAGGCTTCTGATAATTTTCAAATCGCCTTCAAAAATGGAATTTTGTTAAGCGGAATGCTTTGAGTGAGAACGAATCTTGCTAGAGACAGAAAGGTTCAAGCCATTTTATTTGTTTTTGGAGAGTGTCGTGCCGCAATGCGTACCACAAAATTATCCTCAGTTGCTTTCTGCGAAAAGAAAGCCGGGCATGCGGCTGGCGAGATCACACTGTCTTTTGTTGAGTCTGCCGGTTCAGCAAAACAAACCTTCAGATCTTCTTCTTATAAACTGAATTAATTCTGGCGCTTAACTGCGAAGGACTTTCTATCGCCGTCCGTAAGGCGAATAAGAAAATAATATTGTTAAGGTTAGGAATAACAGTATGTGATTGTCTGGTGTGACGCAAAACCTTGTTTTGTTGTGCACGGGGTCAATCAAATGGGGTGGGATCATCCTTAAGGATCCCGGAAACCGTACGGCGAACCATAGCCTGGCGTTTCCAAAGTTATCGGGTAACACATGCAGTAATAGGGGACAGCCATCTGCGGGTGGTAACTACATGGGGGCCTTTCTTGAGCAATTCGTTCCTGCTTTTGAAACCCATTGACCCAGCAAGGGTTTATCTTGCACCCGGGCGTGCAAGTTCATAATAAAAACTGGAGTTGAATAAAAATGACCAACATCACAAAAAAAAATCTGCTCGCTGCCTGCATTCTGGCCGCAGTAGGATCTGTTTCAATCAATAATGCATTCGCAGCCACCGTGCCAGCAGGCGTGACTCTGGCCGCCAAACAAGAGCTGGTGCGTAACAACGGTTCTGAAGTTCAGTCCCTCGACCCGCATAAAGTCGAAGGTGTGCCGGAATCAAACGTTATCCGTGATTTGCTGGAAGGCCTGGTGAACACTGACAGCAAAAATGGCAGTGTTATTCCTGGCGTCGCTACCAGCTGGGAAAACAAAGATTTTAAAGTCTGGACCTTCCACCTGCGTCCGGAAGCTAAATGGTCTAACGGTGACCCTGTAACGGCCGAAGATTTCGTCTACAGCTGGCAACGTCTGGCAGATCCGAAAACCGCATCTCCTTACGAAAGCTACCTGCAATACGGTCATATCGAAAACATTGATGACATCATCAGCGGTAAGAAAAGCCCTGATACTTTGGGTGTGAAAGCGCTTGACGACCATACCCTGCAAGTCACGCTGACCGAGCCTGTTCCGTATTTCGTTAAAATGCTGTCTCACACCGCGATGAAGCCGGTGAACAAAAAAACAGTTGAGAAATTTGGCGACAAATGGACTCAGCCTGAAAACTACGTGAGCAACGGCGCATATACCCTGAAAACCTGGACCGTTAACGAACGTATTGTTCTGGAACGCAGCCCGACTTATTGGGATAACGCGAAAACTGTTATTAATCAGGTCACTTACCTGCCAATCTCTTCTGAAGTGACTGACGTTAACCGTTACCGTAGCGGCGAAATCGACATGACTTATAACAACATGCCGATCGAACTGTTCCAGAAACTGAAAAAAGAAATCCCTGCCGAAGTCCACGTTGACCCGTATCTGTGTACTTATTACTACGAAATCAACAACCAGAAAGCCCCATTCACGGATTCACGCGTTCGTGAAGCGCTGAAACTGGGTCTTGATCGCGACATCATCGTGAACAAAGTGAAAGCGCAGGGCGACCTGCCAGCTTATGGCTATACACCTCCTTACACTGACGGTGCAAAACTGACAGCGCCAGCCTGGTTCAAAGAGACTCAGGCACAGCGTAATGAGCAGGCTAAAAAACTGCTGGCTGAAGCGGGTTATACCCCTGCTAAGCCGCTGACGTTCGAGCTGTTGTACAACACCTCTGATTTGCACAAAAAACTGGCTATCGCCGCTGCCGCTATCTGGAAGAAAAACCTGGGTGTTGACGTGAAACTCGTTAACCAGGAATGGAAAACCTTCCTGGACAGCCGTCATCAGGGCAATTTCGATATCGCGCGTGCAGGCTGGTGCTCCGATTACAACGAACCTTCTTCCTTCCTGAATACCATGCTGTCTGACAGCAGCAACAACACGGCTCACTATAAGAGCCCGGCGTTTGATAAAGACATCGCGGACACGCTGACCGCGAAAACTGACGAAGAACGTGCAGCGCTGTATCAGAAAGCTGAAACCCAGCTGGATAAAGATTCTGCGATTGTCCCTGTTTATTACTATGTGAACGCGCGTCTGGTGAAACCATACGTTGGTGGTTACACCGGTAAGGATCCACAGGACAACGTCTACGTTAAAGACTTATACATCATCAAACACTAATTAATCAGTGTCAGAGCAAGGCATCCCCGAGCTGCCTTGCTCCTTCTTTATTGATGAAGGTAATGTTTTAGTGCCGGTTTTCGGTGCTTAAGCAAAGAGCCACCACGGCGGCCATCACCCGATAGCCGTCGTGACCAAGCCAAAACTATCAAGCTGTAGTGACAGGCTTAGAAACAGGTACGGGCAATGTTAAAGTTTATTTTACGCCGCTGTCTGGAAGCGATTCCGACGCTATTCATTCTGATCACCATTTCGTTTTTTATGATGCGTCTTGCACCTGGCAGCCCTTTTACGGGTGAGCGTAATCTTCCGCCAGAAGTGATGGCGAACATTGAGGCGAAATATCACCTCAATGACCCGATGTATAAGCAATATTTCCATTATTTAGAACAGCTGGCGAAAGGCGATTTTGGCCCGTCGTTCAAATATAAGGATTACACCGTTAATGATCTGGTTGCGGCCTCTTTCCCGGTTTCAGCGAAACTCGGTCTGGCGGCATTTATCATGGCGATTGTGTTTGGGGTGAGCGCAGGCGTTATTGCGGCACTGAACCAGAACACAAAATGGGATTACACGGTGATGGGTGTTGCGATGACCGGGGTAGTCATACCCAGTTTCGTGGTTGCGCCGTTACTGGTGCTGATATTTGCCATCACGCTTAAATGGTTGCCTGGCGGCGGCTGGAATGGCGGGGGGGCTAAATATATGATCCTGCCGATGGTGGCATTGTCACTGGCTTATATTGCCAGTATTGCGCGTATCACCCGCGGTTCAATGATCGAAATTCTGCATTCCAACTTCATCCGCACAGCACGTGCTAAAGGGTTACCGCTGCGTCGTATCATTTTGCGTCACGCGCTGAAACCCGCACTGCTGCCGGTATTGTCATACATGGGACCGGCCTTCGTTGGGATCATCACCGGTTCGATGGTCATCGAGAGCATTTTCGGATTGCCGGGCATTGGCCAGCTGTTTGTTAACGGTGCATTAAACCGTGACTACTCACTGGTACTGAGCCTGACCATTTTAGTGGGCGCATTGACCATTCTGTTCAATGCGATCGTCGACGTGCTTTATGCCGTCATCGACCCGAAAATCCGTTATTAATGCCGGAGTACGTCAATGATGTTAAGTAAGAAAAATAGCGACGTCGTGGAAAACTTCAGCGAAAAACTTGAAGTTGAAGGCCGCAGCCTGTGGCAGGATGCACGACGCCGTTTTATGCACAACCGTGCGGCGGTCACCAGCCTGGTCGTGCTGGCATTTATCGCCTTATTTGTGGCGTTTGCACCGATGTTATCCCAGTTTTCCTATGATGATACTGACTGGAATATGATGTCGGCCGCCCCTGACTTTGCTTCTCACCATTATTTCGGGACTGACTCTTCAGGTCGTGATTTACTGGTACGTGTAGCGATCGGCGGACGTATTTCCCTGATGGTCGGTGTAGCCGCAGCGTTAGTGGCCGTCATCCTTGGGACGCTTTACGGATCGTTGTCCGGCTATCTGGGCGGTAAAATTGACTCCGCAATGATGCGCCTGCTGGAAATTCTCAACTCCTTCCCGTTCATGTTCTTCGTGATCCTGCTGGTGACCTTCTTTGGACAAAACATCCTGCTGATATTCGTAGCGATCGGGATGGTTTCCTGGCTGGACATGGCGCGTATCGTGCGCGGACAGACTCTCAGCCTCAAGCGTAAAGAATTCATCGAAGCGGCGCTGGTCAGCGGTGTGAGCACGCGAAATATCGTGTTGCGCCACATTGTGCCTAACGTGCTGGGTGTCGTGGTGGTGTATGCCTCACTGCTGGTGCCAAGTATGATCCTGTTTGAATCCTTCCTGAGCTTCTTAGGATTAGGGACACAGGAGCCACTGAGCAGTTGGGGCGCGTTATTAAGCGATGGTGCCAACTCGATGGAAGTTTCACCTTGGTTACTGCTGTTCCCGGCAGGCTTCCTGGTTGTAACTCTGTTTTGTTTCAATTTTATCGGCGATGGCCTGCGTGATGCCCTCGACCCGAAAGATCGTTAAGGAGTGCAATCATGAGCACCATTGAACATTCGACATTTGCAGCATCCGCCGCGGTTGACGGCAAAGTCCCGCCAATCCTGCTTGACGTTCAGGACCTGCGTGTCACCTTCGAAACACCAGACGGTGATGTGACTGCAGTGAATGACCTGAATTTCGATCTGCGTGCCGGTGAAACGCTGGGCATTGTGGGCGAGTCCGGTTCCGGTAAATCACAAACCGCCTTTGCCCTGATGGGACTGCTGGCCAGCAATGGCCGCATCGGCGGTTCGGCGAAATTTAATGGCCGCGAAATCCTCAATCTGCCACAACAACAGCTTAACAAGCTGCGTGCAGAGCAGATTTCGATGATTTTTCAGGATCCAATGACTTCTCTCAACCCGTATATGCGCGTTGGCGAGCAGTTGATGGAAGTTCTTATCCTGCATAAAAAAATGAGCAAGCACGAAGCTTTTGAAGAATCCGTACGCATGCTGGACGCGGTGAAAATGCCGGAAGCCCGCAAGCGTATGAAAATGTTCCCGCATGAATTCTCCGGGGGGATGCGTCAGCGTGTGATGATTGCCATGGCGTTGCTGTGCCGTCCAAAATTGCTGATTGCCGATGAGCCTACCACGGCACTGGACGTTACCGTTCAGGCGCAAATCATGACATTACTCAATGAACTGAAGTCAGAGTTCAACACAGCAATCATTATGATTACGCATGACCTTGGCGTGGTGGCCGGTATCTGCGACAAAGTGCTGGTCATGTACGCCGGGCGCACCATGGAATATGGCCGTGCACGCGATGTGTTTTATGAACCTTGCCATCCTTATTCCATCGGCCTGCTCAATGCGGTTCCTCGCCTTGATGCCGAAGGTGGCGCGATGCTGACCATTCCGGGTAACCCGCCAAACTTGCTGCGTCTGCCAAAAGGCTGTCCGTTCCAGCCGCGCTGTCCGCATGCGATGGATATCTGCTCCTCGGCACCGCCGCTCGAGCGTTTCGGTGATGGCCGTTTGCGTGCATGCTACAAGCCGCTGGAGGAACTGGTATGACAGACAACACAATCATGAACAGTGCGGCAATGAATACCCATGCGCCTGAGAAAAAAGTGCTGCTTGAAGTGGCCGATCTGAAAGTCCATTTCGACATTAAAGACGGCAAACAGTGGTTCTGGCAGCCATCGAAAACTCTGAAAGCTGTCGACGGTGTGACCCTGCGTCTGTACGAAGGAGAAACACTGGGTGTGGTGGGGGAATCCGGTTGCGGTAAATCGACTTTTGCCCGTGCGCTGATTGGGCTGGTGAAAGCCACGGATGGTCGTGTTGCATGGCTGGGTAAAGACTTGCTGAATATGTCGGACAGCGAGTGGCGCCATACGCGCAGCGATATCCAGATGATTTTCCAGGATCCGCTGGCTTCCCTGAACCCGCGTATGACCATCGGTGAAATCATTGCCGAACCCTTGAAAACCTATAATCCGAAAATGCCTCGTCTTGAGGTGAAGGAAAAAGTGAAGGCAATGATGTTAAAGGTCGGGCTGCTGCCCAATCTGATTAACCGTTATCCTCACGAATTCTCCGGTGGTCAGTGTCAGCGTATCGGTATCGCGCGTGCGCTGATCCTTGAACCGAAACTGATTATCTGCGATGAACCGGTATCTGCACTGGATGTGTCTATCCAGGCGCAGGTGGTTAACCTGCTTCAGCAGTTGCAGCGCGAAATGGGCTTGTCGCTGATTTTTATCGCGCATGATCTGGCTGT encodes the following:
- the oppC gene encoding oligopeptide ABC transporter permease OppC; the protein is MMLSKKNSDVVENFSEKLEVEGRSLWQDARRRFMHNRAAVTSLVVLAFIALFVAFAPMLSQFSYDDTDWNMMSAAPDFASHHYFGTDSSGRDLLVRVAIGGRISLMVGVAAALVAVILGTLYGSLSGYLGGKIDSAMMRLLEILNSFPFMFFVILLVTFFGQNILLIFVAIGMVSWLDMARIVRGQTLSLKRKEFIEAALVSGVSTRNIVLRHIVPNVLGVVVVYASLLVPSMILFESFLSFLGLGTQEPLSSWGALLSDGANSMEVSPWLLLFPAGFLVVTLFCFNFIGDGLRDALDPKDR
- the oppA gene encoding oligopeptide ABC transporter substrate-binding protein OppA, giving the protein MTNITKKNLLAACILAAVGSVSINNAFAATVPAGVTLAAKQELVRNNGSEVQSLDPHKVEGVPESNVIRDLLEGLVNTDSKNGSVIPGVATSWENKDFKVWTFHLRPEAKWSNGDPVTAEDFVYSWQRLADPKTASPYESYLQYGHIENIDDIISGKKSPDTLGVKALDDHTLQVTLTEPVPYFVKMLSHTAMKPVNKKTVEKFGDKWTQPENYVSNGAYTLKTWTVNERIVLERSPTYWDNAKTVINQVTYLPISSEVTDVNRYRSGEIDMTYNNMPIELFQKLKKEIPAEVHVDPYLCTYYYEINNQKAPFTDSRVREALKLGLDRDIIVNKVKAQGDLPAYGYTPPYTDGAKLTAPAWFKETQAQRNEQAKKLLAEAGYTPAKPLTFELLYNTSDLHKKLAIAAAAIWKKNLGVDVKLVNQEWKTFLDSRHQGNFDIARAGWCSDYNEPSSFLNTMLSDSSNNTAHYKSPAFDKDIADTLTAKTDEERAALYQKAETQLDKDSAIVPVYYYVNARLVKPYVGGYTGKDPQDNVYVKDLYIIKH
- a CDS encoding ABC transporter ATP-binding protein, translated to MSTIEHSTFAASAAVDGKVPPILLDVQDLRVTFETPDGDVTAVNDLNFDLRAGETLGIVGESGSGKSQTAFALMGLLASNGRIGGSAKFNGREILNLPQQQLNKLRAEQISMIFQDPMTSLNPYMRVGEQLMEVLILHKKMSKHEAFEESVRMLDAVKMPEARKRMKMFPHEFSGGMRQRVMIAMALLCRPKLLIADEPTTALDVTVQAQIMTLLNELKSEFNTAIIMITHDLGVVAGICDKVLVMYAGRTMEYGRARDVFYEPCHPYSIGLLNAVPRLDAEGGAMLTIPGNPPNLLRLPKGCPFQPRCPHAMDICSSAPPLERFGDGRLRACYKPLEELV
- the oppB gene encoding oligopeptide ABC transporter permease OppB, translated to MLKFILRRCLEAIPTLFILITISFFMMRLAPGSPFTGERNLPPEVMANIEAKYHLNDPMYKQYFHYLEQLAKGDFGPSFKYKDYTVNDLVAASFPVSAKLGLAAFIMAIVFGVSAGVIAALNQNTKWDYTVMGVAMTGVVIPSFVVAPLLVLIFAITLKWLPGGGWNGGGAKYMILPMVALSLAYIASIARITRGSMIEILHSNFIRTARAKGLPLRRIILRHALKPALLPVLSYMGPAFVGIITGSMVIESIFGLPGIGQLFVNGALNRDYSLVLSLTILVGALTILFNAIVDVLYAVIDPKIRY
- the oppF gene encoding murein tripeptide/oligopeptide ABC transporter ATP binding protein OppF → MNTHAPEKKVLLEVADLKVHFDIKDGKQWFWQPSKTLKAVDGVTLRLYEGETLGVVGESGCGKSTFARALIGLVKATDGRVAWLGKDLLNMSDSEWRHTRSDIQMIFQDPLASLNPRMTIGEIIAEPLKTYNPKMPRLEVKEKVKAMMLKVGLLPNLINRYPHEFSGGQCQRIGIARALILEPKLIICDEPVSALDVSIQAQVVNLLQQLQREMGLSLIFIAHDLAVVKHISDRVLVMYLGHAVELGTYDEVYNNPQHPYTRALMSAVPVPDPDKERNKVIQLLEGELPSPINPPSGCVFRTRCPIAGPECAITRPLLEGSFRHAVSCLKVDPL